Proteins co-encoded in one Periophthalmus magnuspinnatus isolate fPerMag1 chromosome 20, fPerMag1.2.pri, whole genome shotgun sequence genomic window:
- the prmt6 gene encoding protein arginine N-methyltransferase 6, with product MAHAGKKRKLDQTRPDRVYQDRVYFDSYSDVSIHEEMLADRVRTGAYRSAILRNSASIRGRTVLDVGAGTGVLSAFCVQAGARRVYAVEASSIAEQALKIVKQNNMETQIQVIRGAVEAVELPERVDVIVSEWMGYALLHESMLQSVLYARDKWLRPGGLLLPSRAELFIAPVSDPVVEERLRFWFTVKEQYGVDMSCMRDFAKSCIMNSDISVSPVTVEDVLSHPARFAELDLDTLTPEELREVKGHFKCSSFGCASVNALCVWFSVSFPCPDEPQLPVVLSTSPFHPETHWKQAVLYLDCPVDVEQDTVISGEVQMFASERSDRHICIRVNCAIGDENRQNKTFSIPDWSAQS from the coding sequence ATGGCTCACGCGGGAAAGAAACGCAAACTGGACCAGACGCGTCCGGACCGAGTTTATCAGGACCGGGTTTATTTCGACAGTTACAGCGACGTGTCCATCCACGAGGAGATGCTCGCGGACCGCGTGCGCACGGGCGCGTACAGGAGCGCGATCCTGAGGAACAGCGCGTCCATCCGGGGCAGGACGGTCCTGGACGTGGGCGCGGGCACCGGGGTCCTGAGCGCGTTCTGCGTCCAGGCCGGAGCCAGGAGGGTTTACGCGGTGGAGGCGAGTTCTATCGCGGAGCAGGCGCTGAAAATagtgaaacagaacaacatGGAGACGCAGATCCAGGTGATCCGGGGCGCGGTGGAGGCGGTGGAGCTCCCGGAGCGCGTGGACGTGATCGTGAGCGAGTGGATGGGCTACGCGCTGCTGCACGAGTCCATGCTCCAGTCTGTGCTTTACGCGCGGGACAAGTGGCTGCGGCCCGGGGGCCTCCTCCTCCCGAGCAGAGCGGAGCTGTTCATCGCCCCCGTCAGTGACCCGGTGGTGGAGGAGCGGCTGCGCTTCTGGTTCACGGTGAAGGAGCAGTACGGCGTGGACATGTCCTGTATGCGCGACTTCGCCAAGTCCTGCATCATGAACTCGGACATCTCCGTGAGCCCCGTGACCGTGGAGGACGTCCTGTCTCACCCCGCGCGCTTCGCGGAGCTGGACCTGGACACTCTGACCCCGGAGGAGCTGcgggaggtcaaaggtcactttAAGTGCTCGTCCTTCGGCTGCGCCTCCGTGAACGCGCTCTGCGTGTGGTTCTCGGTCTCGTTCCCGTGTCCGGACGAGCCGCAGCTGCCCGTGGTCCTGTCCACGTCCCCGTTCCACCCGGAGACGCACTGGAAACAGGCGGTGCTGTACCTGGACTGTCCCGTGGACGTGGAGCAGGACACGGTGATCTCAGGAGAGGTGCAGATGTTTGCGTCAGAGCGCAGCGACAGACACATCTGCATCAGAGTCAACTGCGCCATCGGAGAcgagaacagacagaacaaaaCCTTCTCCATCCCGGACTGGAGCGCGCAGAGTTag